A window from Halomicrobium urmianum encodes these proteins:
- a CDS encoding alkaline phosphatase family protein, with translation MTLVVLGWDALDAELLDAYELTDAFGTAVTEIDTFDNPILEKPHTNEVWPSIVTGRPPEETGIRALSADEGTEWENPLVDAITDVGSSFVPDSMQQGVGRLLTNLGVERESKTADYYDEHGLETLFDGRRSLSLAVPNYRTEADRDLGLAFDRGAQLSGYLSIEEGDDGESHEPTVPIHRLDEVVAGQAGKKIGVVRQAVQRRYDVVFAWLGYLDTIGHIAPVVEEAGYQRRHYEQAARWTNEVATQIGEGDTLVCVSDHGLQGGDHTHAATLASDDPEIVERVESVLDVKDVLDDAAPSRDANEPDVSERHRYEGATAERSATDVRDQLQDLGYL, from the coding sequence ATGACGCTGGTCGTGCTCGGCTGGGATGCACTGGACGCAGAACTGCTGGACGCGTACGAACTGACCGACGCCTTCGGGACCGCCGTCACGGAGATCGACACCTTCGACAACCCGATCCTCGAGAAGCCCCACACCAACGAAGTGTGGCCGAGCATCGTCACCGGCCGACCGCCGGAGGAGACCGGTATCCGGGCCCTCTCCGCCGACGAGGGCACCGAGTGGGAGAACCCCCTCGTCGACGCTATCACCGACGTCGGCAGCAGCTTCGTCCCCGACTCGATGCAGCAGGGCGTCGGCCGGCTGCTGACGAACCTGGGCGTCGAGCGCGAGAGCAAGACGGCCGACTACTACGACGAGCATGGGCTGGAGACGCTGTTCGACGGTCGACGCTCGCTCTCGCTGGCCGTCCCGAACTACCGGACCGAGGCCGACCGCGACCTCGGGCTGGCGTTCGACCGGGGCGCGCAGCTGTCGGGCTACCTCAGCATCGAGGAGGGCGACGACGGCGAGAGCCACGAGCCGACGGTCCCGATCCACCGCCTCGACGAGGTCGTCGCCGGCCAGGCCGGCAAGAAGATCGGCGTCGTCCGACAGGCCGTCCAGCGTCGGTACGACGTGGTCTTCGCCTGGCTGGGCTACCTCGACACGATCGGTCACATCGCCCCGGTGGTCGAGGAGGCGGGCTATCAACGGCGCCACTACGAGCAGGCCGCCCGCTGGACCAACGAGGTCGCCACGCAGATCGGCGAGGGCGACACGCTCGTCTGCGTCTCCGACCACGGGCTGCAGGGCGGCGACCACACCCACGCCGCCACGCTGGCCAGCGACGACCCGGAGATCGTCGAGCGCGTCGAGAGCGTCCTCGACGTGAAGGACGTGCTCGACGACGCTGCGCCGTCTCGCGACGCCAACGAACCGGACGTCTCCGAGCGCCACCGCTACGAGGGGGCGACGGCCGAGCGGTCGGCCACCGACGTCCGCGATCAGCTACAGGACCTCGGCTACCTGTGA
- a CDS encoding nucleoside phosphorylase, whose translation MAKQPHLLVEPGDLTDLALVPGDPDRVDRIAGLCDDSETVAENREYKVVNATYEGRELTICSTGIGAPSAAIAVEELAAVGVETFVRVGTTGALQEGIEIGDMVVATAAAKDEGTTKRYEAAEYPAVADYEVLSALVDSAERAAQGAADGASGDAASSRENVHVGPVATDDAFYAEDEAYFEDREAAGLLAVEMEAAAVFSLARRKGLRAGAICTVDGNLVEGTQKGETEDEELPEKAKNNVERAIQLTLDATTAL comes from the coding sequence ATGGCCAAGCAGCCACACCTCCTGGTCGAACCGGGCGATCTGACCGATCTCGCGCTCGTTCCGGGCGATCCCGACCGCGTCGATCGGATCGCGGGCCTCTGTGACGACAGCGAGACGGTCGCCGAGAACCGGGAGTACAAGGTCGTCAACGCCACCTACGAGGGGCGCGAGCTGACGATCTGTTCGACGGGCATCGGCGCGCCCTCGGCGGCTATCGCCGTCGAGGAACTCGCCGCGGTCGGCGTGGAGACGTTCGTCCGCGTCGGCACGACGGGCGCCCTGCAGGAGGGCATCGAGATCGGCGACATGGTGGTCGCCACCGCTGCCGCCAAGGACGAGGGCACCACGAAGCGCTACGAGGCCGCCGAGTACCCCGCCGTCGCCGACTACGAGGTGCTCTCGGCGCTCGTGGACTCGGCGGAACGTGCGGCCCAGGGGGCCGCAGACGGAGCGAGCGGCGACGCCGCGAGCAGCCGAGAGAACGTCCACGTCGGCCCCGTCGCCACGGACGACGCCTTCTACGCCGAGGACGAGGCCTACTTCGAGGACCGCGAGGCCGCCGGCCTGCTGGCCGTCGAGATGGAGGCCGCGGCCGTCTTCTCGCTGGCCCGCCGGAAGGGCCTGCGCGCCGGCGCCATCTGTACCGTCGACGGCAACCTCGTCGAGGGCACCCAGAAGGGCGAGACGGAGGACGAAGAGCTCCCGGAGAAGGCGAAGAACAACGTCGAGCGCGCGATCCAGCTGACGCTGGACGCGACGACGGCGCTGTAG
- a CDS encoding HPP family protein: protein MRDRARAALRRLRRLERREGRDLRAWLETTSAVVHVSALLFVPLLVALVTYLSTQLEALSFLLFPPLAAGSYTLFTDPKGQYASPVRFVGGLTVGAVCGLLAATASDVLLPGASAGALEAIPFEAALATLLAGAVTWLFSVEEPSAYSAALLGLLVPRGQRTAFVASVLAASLLVAAVFILWRRHFYERRAQFLYHSLHGDDHVLVPMWGDRADATAMLAARLAAAHDAGKVVLLDLAESPERARAERTRLAADSDVRLPTDVEGEPAAEGDDGVAAAVEAIEERARRIETKAGVPCQVVVADAGGDVSATIREAADRTNCDLVAAPYESRHGKLSGWIRDLFRADVDVLVHRSTGDRRRWKRILVPVRSTSDVAHSMVDFAQRLAGQSGRVSVATCVRSDASRRRAENMLADLVDPFDAPIETRVARASIESFLADEADRYDLVFMGASRDRSAASRLIAPPTFERIRDLDADVAVVDRG from the coding sequence ATGCGCGACCGGGCGCGGGCGGCCCTGCGGCGGCTTCGGCGACTCGAACGCCGCGAGGGGCGGGACCTGCGGGCGTGGCTGGAGACGACCAGCGCCGTCGTCCACGTCTCCGCGCTCCTGTTCGTCCCGCTGCTCGTCGCCCTGGTCACGTACCTCTCGACGCAGCTGGAGGCGCTGTCCTTCCTGCTGTTCCCGCCGCTGGCGGCCGGCAGCTACACACTCTTTACCGATCCCAAGGGGCAGTACGCCTCGCCGGTCCGCTTCGTCGGCGGCCTGACCGTCGGCGCCGTCTGCGGGCTGCTCGCCGCGACGGCGTCGGACGTCCTGCTACCCGGCGCGTCGGCCGGGGCGCTGGAGGCGATCCCCTTCGAGGCCGCGCTGGCGACGCTGCTGGCCGGGGCCGTCACCTGGCTGTTCTCTGTCGAGGAGCCCTCGGCCTACTCGGCCGCGCTGCTGGGGCTGCTGGTGCCCCGCGGCCAGCGGACGGCCTTCGTCGCGAGCGTCCTGGCCGCGTCGCTGCTGGTGGCGGCCGTGTTCATCCTCTGGCGGCGCCACTTCTACGAGCGCCGGGCGCAGTTCCTCTATCACTCGCTGCACGGCGACGACCACGTCCTCGTGCCGATGTGGGGCGACCGGGCGGACGCGACGGCGATGCTGGCCGCGCGGCTGGCGGCCGCCCACGACGCCGGCAAGGTCGTGCTGCTGGACCTCGCCGAGAGCCCCGAGCGAGCGCGTGCCGAGCGGACCCGCCTCGCCGCCGACAGTGACGTCCGGCTCCCGACAGACGTCGAGGGCGAACCGGCCGCGGAGGGCGACGACGGGGTCGCCGCGGCGGTCGAGGCCATCGAGGAGCGGGCCCGCCGGATCGAGACGAAGGCGGGCGTCCCCTGTCAGGTGGTCGTCGCCGACGCCGGCGGCGACGTGAGCGCGACGATCCGCGAGGCCGCTGACCGGACGAACTGCGACCTCGTCGCCGCGCCCTACGAGAGCCGCCACGGGAAGCTCTCCGGGTGGATCCGCGACCTGTTCCGGGCCGACGTGGACGTGCTGGTCCACCGGTCGACCGGGGACCGCCGCCGCTGGAAGCGAATCCTCGTGCCGGTCCGCTCCACGAGCGACGTCGCCCACAGCATGGTCGACTTCGCCCAGCGGCTGGCCGGGCAGTCCGGCCGCGTCAGCGTCGCCACCTGCGTCCGATCCGACGCGAGCCGGCGGCGGGCGGAGAACATGCTCGCCGACCTCGTCGACCCCTTCGACGCGCCGATCGAGACTCGCGTCGCCCGCGCGTCGATCGAGTCGTTCCTCGCCGACGAGGCCGACCGCTACGACCTGGTGTTCATGGGCGCGAGCCGCGACCGCAGCGCCGCCTCGCGGCTGATCGCGCCGCCGACCTTCGAGCGGATCAGGGACCTCGACGCCGACGTCGCCGTCGTCGACCGCGGGTGA
- a CDS encoding NAD-binding protein translates to MKGPRDWFGVRATLLLPTLVAVLSFATGVANISAATVSGPLAPYLPTAVERTVGFTGTLTGFLLLSSVYGLRRRLRAAWYATILLLPLTAVQGLLQPSVAVPGVGQPLPVSAPLVVLSIVSLPTVLMNRRLFDRRWDVSTTQLAAIAALAGGQIYITVGSYALRESFGGIETLTDALYFAVVTSSTVGYGDIAAQSQSARLFATSAVVIGTASFALALGSVLGPAIQSRITRALGTMTETQLDLLEDHLLVLGYGDLTEPIIDELADVEFVVVTDSQERASRLQSRDIPVLTDDPSDEEPQLRAGIERARAVVTATNDDAQDALAILTARQLNPEVRVVAAATDRENVEKLRRAGADSVISPAVIGSHLLVQSALGEDDSESIADRILRE, encoded by the coding sequence ATGAAGGGGCCGCGGGACTGGTTCGGCGTCAGGGCGACGCTGCTGTTGCCGACGCTGGTCGCGGTGCTGTCGTTCGCGACGGGCGTGGCGAACATCAGCGCCGCGACGGTGTCCGGGCCGCTGGCGCCGTACCTGCCCACCGCGGTCGAGCGGACGGTCGGGTTCACGGGGACGCTGACGGGCTTTCTGCTGCTGTCCAGCGTCTACGGCCTCCGGCGGCGGCTGCGCGCGGCCTGGTACGCGACTATCCTGTTGCTCCCACTGACGGCGGTCCAGGGACTCCTGCAGCCCAGTGTCGCCGTTCCGGGCGTCGGACAGCCGCTCCCCGTGTCAGCGCCGCTGGTCGTCCTGTCGATCGTGTCGCTGCCGACGGTCCTGATGAACCGCCGGCTGTTCGATCGGCGGTGGGACGTCTCGACGACGCAGCTGGCGGCGATCGCAGCGCTCGCCGGCGGGCAGATCTACATCACAGTGGGCTCGTACGCGCTCCGGGAGAGCTTCGGGGGGATCGAGACGCTCACGGACGCCCTGTACTTCGCCGTCGTGACGTCGAGCACAGTGGGCTACGGGGACATCGCGGCGCAGTCGCAGTCGGCTCGGCTGTTCGCCACGTCGGCGGTCGTCATCGGCACCGCGAGCTTCGCCCTGGCGCTGGGGTCGGTGCTCGGCCCGGCGATCCAGAGCCGCATCACGCGAGCGCTCGGAACCATGACCGAAACCCAACTCGACCTGCTCGAGGACCACCTGCTGGTCCTCGGCTACGGCGACCTGACGGAACCGATCATCGACGAACTGGCCGACGTGGAGTTCGTGGTCGTCACGGACAGCCAGGAGCGGGCCTCGCGGCTCCAGAGCCGCGACATCCCGGTCCTGACGGACGATCCCAGCGACGAGGAGCCCCAGCTACGGGCCGGTATCGAGCGCGCTCGGGCGGTCGTGACCGCGACTAACGACGACGCTCAGGACGCGCTGGCCATCCTGACGGCCCGGCAGCTCAACCCCGAGGTACGCGTCGTCGCGGCGGCGACCGACCGCGAGAACGTCGAGAAGCTCCGGCGGGCGGGCGCGGACTCGGTCATCAGCCCGGCCGTCATCGGCAGCCACCTGCTGGTCCAGTCGGCGCTGGGCGAGGACGACTCCGAGTCCATCGCCGACCGCATCCTCCGGGAGTGA
- a CDS encoding aminoglycoside N(3)-acetyltransferase, with translation MTDDDVVDRTDEPVTAGRIASDLRDLGVEAGDALLVHASLSSLGWVPGREQAAVDALLSAVTESGTLAMPTHSPQLCDPAGWSSPPVPDDWLDEIRASMPAFRPEATPTRGMGAIAECFRSYPGAVRSDHPQVSFAARGAEAERVVADHSLDHALGEDSPLATLYDLDADVLMLGTDHDTCTSLHLAEYRADCPTETETVGAPVTRDGERVWTEYEDVEWDDGDFADLGADFGRDVGLTEGAVGQATAKLVSQRELVDFAVDWFEEYRG, from the coding sequence ATGACCGACGACGACGTGGTCGACCGGACCGACGAGCCGGTCACCGCCGGGCGCATCGCGTCGGACCTGCGCGACCTGGGCGTCGAAGCCGGCGACGCCCTGCTCGTCCACGCGTCGCTCTCGTCGCTGGGCTGGGTCCCCGGCCGCGAGCAGGCCGCCGTCGACGCGCTCCTCTCAGCCGTGACGGAGTCGGGGACGCTCGCGATGCCGACTCACTCGCCACAGCTCTGCGACCCGGCGGGCTGGTCGAGCCCGCCCGTCCCGGACGACTGGCTCGACGAGATCCGCGCGTCGATGCCCGCCTTCCGCCCCGAGGCCACGCCGACGCGAGGGATGGGCGCGATTGCAGAGTGCTTCCGCTCCTATCCCGGCGCCGTCCGCAGCGACCACCCGCAGGTCTCCTTCGCCGCCCGCGGCGCGGAGGCCGAGCGCGTCGTCGCCGACCACTCGCTCGACCACGCCCTCGGCGAGGACTCCCCGCTTGCGACCCTCTACGACCTCGACGCCGACGTCCTCATGCTGGGGACCGACCACGACACCTGCACCTCGCTCCACCTCGCCGAGTACCGCGCCGACTGTCCGACCGAGACCGAAACGGTCGGTGCGCCGGTCACTCGCGACGGCGAGCGCGTCTGGACCGAGTACGAGGACGTCGAGTGGGACGACGGGGACTTCGCCGACCTCGGCGCCGACTTCGGGCGCGACGTCGGGCTGACCGAGGGGGCGGTCGGGCAGGCGACCGCGAAGCTGGTGAGCCAGCGCGAACTGGTCGACTTCGCCGTCGACTGGTTCGAGGAGTATCGGGGCTAG
- a CDS encoding bifunctional 4-hydroxy-2-oxoglutarate aldolase/2-dehydro-3-deoxy-phosphogluconate aldolase has product MTSKQETYERIVESGVTAVLRGIDEDDIVPVAKAIHEGGVTALEVTADGKRASEKIAAIDRELADTDAVVGAGTVMDAAAARNVVEAGAQFVLAPNLNEDVIEVCNRAGVVCVPGVMTPTEADRAMAAGADMLKMFPASTVGPGHIGAIQGPLGDVPIMPTGGVSTDNVADYFDAGAVAVGAGSALVDYDAIEQEDWDGVRESAAEFVAAVEAARE; this is encoded by the coding sequence ATGACGAGCAAACAGGAGACCTACGAGCGCATCGTCGAGAGCGGCGTCACCGCAGTCCTCCGGGGCATCGACGAGGACGACATCGTGCCCGTCGCGAAGGCCATCCACGAGGGCGGCGTCACCGCACTGGAGGTCACCGCAGACGGCAAGCGCGCGAGCGAGAAGATCGCGGCCATCGACCGCGAACTGGCGGACACCGACGCCGTCGTCGGCGCGGGCACGGTCATGGACGCCGCGGCCGCCCGCAACGTCGTCGAGGCCGGCGCGCAGTTCGTCCTGGCGCCGAACCTCAACGAGGACGTGATCGAGGTGTGCAACCGCGCGGGCGTCGTCTGCGTCCCGGGCGTCATGACACCGACGGAGGCCGACCGCGCGATGGCCGCCGGCGCGGACATGCTGAAGATGTTCCCCGCGTCGACGGTCGGCCCGGGCCACATCGGCGCGATCCAGGGCCCGCTGGGCGACGTGCCGATCATGCCCACCGGCGGCGTCTCGACCGACAACGTCGCCGACTACTTCGATGCCGGTGCCGTCGCAGTGGGCGCGGGCTCCGCGCTCGTGGACTACGACGCGATCGAGCAGGAGGACTGGGACGGCGTCCGCGAGTCCGCCGCGGAGTTCGTCGCGGCCGTCGAGGCGGCGCGCGAGTAG